The genomic DNA GCGTGTCAAAAAACTTGCAGCGGCCCTGGAAGCCAACGGGATCGAGGTCCGATTCGACCAGTGGGACGCTGAGCCGGGGCAGAGCCTGAACTACTTTATGGAGCGCCTGATGCTTGATGAGCAGCTCAACAACGTGCTGCTCCTCCTGTCTCCCATCTACAAGATCAAAGCTGATCAAGCGCTGGGGGGCGTGGGACGAGAGACCCAATACGCACGCGATAAAATCATGCGGGACGTCAAACAAACCCGATTTATCCCCGTGCTCTTTGCCGTG from Deinococcus multiflagellatus includes the following:
- a CDS encoding toll/interleukin-1 receptor domain-containing protein, whose amino-acid sequence is MSAEKRVSIAYAWDTPEYQLRVKKLAAALEANGIEVRFDQWDAEPGQSLNYFMERLMLDEQLNNVLLLLSPIYKIKADQALGGVGRETQYARDKIMRDVKQTRFIPVLFAV